A genomic segment from Fusarium fujikuroi IMI 58289 draft genome, chromosome FFUJ_chr04 encodes:
- a CDS encoding related to EDE1 protein gives MAADEAPNLNLSPEEKRTYGQLFRQADSDSVGVVVGEIAVRFFHKTGLDSRILGEIWQIADKENRGFLTPAGFGIALRLIGHAQAGREPTPEIALQQAPLPRFDGIVPQVTGAGGIPPPPPVPVSSPPPPAALQAQSTGGPIRIPPLTPEKVAQYSGLFERQPLQGGQLPGDQARTIFEKSGLPNEALGRIWQLADTEQRGALVLTEFIIAMHLLTSMKTGALRSLPSVLPAGLYEAASRRGPASRQSSTGPGISAIPRQVSGTAQVRTSSPLGRPPMSPQQSGASDWAVTPADKARFDQIYADLDKGNKGYITGEEAVTFFSQSNLPEDSLAQIWDLADTKSQGQLSRDEFAVAMYLIRQQRSGRSVPLPTTLPPNLVPPSMRTQIRPQTATSAFDPPPPPVVQAPPPAPKSALDDLFGLESGTSSPAPPPPAQAPMSTGGSNANDPFAGGSALTPTSPVKPSLTGTGGSSFKPFVPSSSFGRGLTQQPTGGSAGSGQKLPAPSASEDLLSDNDEASKNISGETTELANLSNQISSLSKQTQDVQAKRNTTQNELNQATSQKQNFEQRLAQLRTLYEKEAQDTRALEEQLSNARKETAKLQSECMALEGTYRDTRTQHQQVLAALQADQQENTNLRERIRVVNGEIAQLKPQIEKLKSDARQQKGLVAINKKQLSTTEGERDKLKGEAEELTKSIEDLRLANTGSPASASAQIASPAASTSSANNPFFRRTASTDIMGAFASPPPTKNVSDKSFDDLFGPSFPPSASATPPPPPQTSFKPQHTGASTASAGSYSTPPAASSPIMSRQATLAAEPPAPPESRQISSSFLPFPDHTESLSSSRQVSPPASRADDPLHGSATPVPGDLKTSDSPAGVPGAFPGDELDKSNAKDVASASASDDTTREAAKNEAPKATEPGDPFSGNDEAKAKADFENAFAAFTTAKSHTKPSPEANKSSAFDSEFPPISELERDDDEESDSSSDNGGFDDNFTPASPPAKPFGEKANAGESPEATHAVPASTSPQPVQGATPPSEPKAPSTEQPSSPATVTEATAQKSSVDDIFGAAATGTAPASQQPAPSNPPQTKGGFDDLDSDFEGLEDAKEGSADEDFANISRSGLDDFNPVFDSSPPGSQTKTESTAFGNESFDFISHSSTGAAQPAVGTNQQKAPEAHDWDAIFSGLDSPSATAAQPASNEKPAGAESHPGQQALNRTLSTESEHDDPILKSLTSMGYKRPEALDALEKYDYDLDKAANFLASRS, from the exons ATGGCGGCTGATGAAG CGCCAAACCTGAACCTCTCCCCTGAGGAGAAGCGCACTTATGGACAACTCTTCCGACAGGCCGATTCAGACAGCGTCGGTGTCGTTGTCGGTGAAATTGCTGTCAGGTTCTTCCACAAGACAGGTTTAGACTCCCGTATTCTTGGCGAG ATCTGGCAGATCGCCGACAAGGAGAACCGAGGTTTCCTAACACCAGCTGGCTTCGGTATCGCCTTACGACTCATCGGACACGCACAAGCTGGCCGCGAGCCCACACCCGAGATCGCCCTCCAACAAGCTCCCCTTCCTCGTTTCGATGGCATCGTTCCTCAAGTTACAGGTGCCGGTGGTattcctccgcctccgcctgTTCCCGTCAGCTCGCCGCCTCCCCCGGCCGCTCTTCAAGCCCAGAGCACCGGCGGGCCGATCCGCATCCCACCCCTGACTCCTGAGAAGGTCGCTCAATATAGTGGTTTATTCGAAcgtcaacctcttcaagGCGGCCAGCTTCCCGGCGACCAGGCCAGAACCATTTTTGAGAAGTCCGGCCTACCCAATGAAGCACTGGGAAGAATATGGCAGCTTGCCGACACTGAGCAGCGTGGTGCTCTTGTTCTGACCGAGTTCATTATCGCTATGCACCTTCTTACCTCCATGAAGACAGGAGCTCTGCGATCTCTCCCTAGTGTCCTCCCCGCTGGTCTTTACGAGGCTGCATCACGCCGTGGTCCTGCCTCACGCCAATCTTCGACTGGTCCTGGCATCTCAGCCATTCCTCGACAAGTCAGTGGAACAGCCCAGGTTCGCACCAGCAGCCCTCTCGGTCGTCCTCCCATGTCTCCTCAACAGAGTGGTGCTAGCGACTGGGCTGTGACACCTGCCGACAAGGCTCGATTCGATCAAATTTACGCCGACCTTGACAAGGGGAACAAGGGATATATCACAGGAGAGGAGGCTGTCACTTTCTTCAGCCAGTCTAACCTTCCCGAAGACTCCTTAGCCCAGATTTGGGATCTTGCCGACACAAAATCTCAGGGTCAGCTTTCGCGAGACGAGTTTGCGGTTGCTATGTATTTGATTAGACAGCAGAGAAGCGGCCGTTCCGTCCCTTTACCAACTACTCTGCCACCCAATTTGGTTCCCCCTAGCATGCGCACCCAGATTCGACCACAGACTGCTACGTCCGCCTTTGATCCGCCTCCCCCACCTGTCGTacaggctcctcctcctgctcccaAGTCCGCTTTAGATGACTTGTTCGGCCTTGAATCAGGCACGTCCAGCCCtgccccccctccccctgcTCAGGCTCCAATGTCAACAGGGGGTTCCAACGCCAACGATCCTTTCGCCGGTGGTTCTGCACTCACACCTACCTCTCCCGTTAAGCCATCCCTTACGGGAACCGGCGGTTCAAGCTTTAAGCCATTTGTGCCGTCATCCTCATTTGGTAGAGGCTTGACGCAACAGCCTACTGGTGGTTCAGCTGGTTCTGGCCAGAAGCTTCCGGCACCTTCTGCATCCGAGGACTTGTTGTCAGATAACGATGAGGCTAGCAAGAACATCTCAGGGGAAACCACAGAACTTGCAAACCTTTCTAACCAGATCTCATCTCTGTCCAAGCAAACCCAAGATGTGCAGGCCAAGAGGAATACTACTCAAAATGAACTGAACCAGGCCACATCCCAGAAGCAGAACTTCGAGCAGCGACTGGCTCAACTGCGCACCCTTTATGAGAAGGAGGCGCAAGATACTCGTGCCCTTGAGGAGCAACTCAGCAATGCACGGAAGGAGACCGCCAAACTTCAGTCTGAATGCATGGCGCTTGAGGGAACTTACCGTGATACTCGGACGCAGCATCAGCAAGTATTGGCAGCTCTTCAGGCGGACCAACAAGAAAATACCAACCTTCGAGAACGAATTCGTGTAGTCAATGGAGAGATCGCGCAGCTCAAGCCTcagattgagaagctcaagtctGATGCTCGCCAACAGAAGGGACTGGtcgccatcaacaagaagcaacTGTCCACTACAGAGGGCGAGCGTGATAAGCTAAAGGGAGAAGCGGAGGAGCTCACCAAGAGCATCGAGGATCTTCGGTTGGCAAACACTGGCTCGCCAGCGTCTGCTTCGGCTCAAATTGCAAGCCCAGCTGCCTCAACCTCTAGCGCCAACAATCCCTTCTTCCGCCGCACTGCAAGCACTGATATTATGGGTGCatttgcttctcctcctccaactAAGAATGTCTCTGACAAGTCTTTCGATGACCTCTTTGGCCCCTCATTTCCACCCAGCGCCTCGGCcactcctccaccacctccacaGACCTCGTTCAAGCCCCAGCATACTGGTGCCTCGACCGCTAGTGCTGGTTCATACAGCACCCCTCCTGCCGCGAGCTCTCCTATCATGAGCCGCCAAGCAActcttgctgctgagccCCCTGCTCCCCCGGAGTCAAGGCAGATCAGTTCcagcttcttgcccttccCTGACCATACTGAGTCGCTCTCATCCTCTCGCCAAGTGTCACCCCCTGCTTCGCGTGCAGATGACCCTCTCCATGGTTCAGCCACCCCTGTTCCCGGTGACCTGAAGACTTCTGACAGCCCTGCCGGTGTTCCTGGTGCGTTCCCTGGCGACGAGCTTGATAAGTCTAATGCCAAGGACGtagcctctgcctctgcctctgacGACACTACCCGTGAAGCTGCTAAGAACGAAGCACCAAAAGCAACCGAGCCTGGAGATCCATTTAGCGGTAATgatgaggccaaggccaaggccgacTTCGAGAACGCATTTGCTGCTTTCACCACTGCTAAGAGCCATACCAAACCTTCCCCTGAAGCGAACAAGTCATCTGCCTTTGATTCGGAGTTCCCTCCCATTTCAGAGCTTGAgcgtgatgatgatgaggagtcTGACTCAAGCAGTGACAACGGAGGCTTTGATGATAACTTCACGCCTGCATCACCGCCCGCCAAGCCCTTTGGCGAGAAGGCAAACGCAGGAGAGTCACCAGAAGCTACTCACGCAGTCCCTGCCAGCACTTCACCACAGCCAGTCCAGGGAGCCACCCCTCCCTCAGAACCCAAGGCCCCTAG TACCGAGCAGCCTTCATCTCCTGCAACCGTGACTGAAGCCACTGCTCAAAAGTCATCGGTTGATGATATCTTTGGCGCGGCAGCAACCGGCACTGCCCCTGCTTCGCAACAGCCTGCCCCTTCAAACCCCCCTCAGACTAAAGGTGGATTTGACGACTTGGACAGTGACTTTGAAGGCCTAGAGGATGCTAAGGAAGGCTCAGCTGATGAGGATTTTGCCAACATCTCTCGCTCCGGACTGGACGACTTCAACCCCGTTTTTGATAGCAGCCCACCCGGAAGCCAGACTAAGACTGAGTCCACTGCGTTCGGCAACGAGAGCTTCGACTTCATCTCCCACAGCTCAACTGGCGCTGCTCAGCCTGCTGTGGGAACCAACCAGCAGAAGGCCCCCGAGGCCCATGACTGGGATGCTATCTTCTCTGGTCTCGACTCCCCTAGCGCAACTGCTGCCCAGCCTGCTTCCAACGAGAAACCAGCGGGCGCTGAGTCCCATCCTGGTCAGCAGGCTCTGAACCGCACTTTGTCAACTGAATCCGAGCATGATGATCCAATCCTGAAGAGCCTTACAAGCATGGGCTATAAGCGACCTGAAGCTCTCGATGCTCTCGAGAAGTATGATTACGATCTTGACAAG GCGGCGAACTTTCTGGCTAGCCGCTCATAA
- a CDS encoding probable glutathione reductase (NADPH) translates to MAPITKETDYLVIGGGSGGLASARMASSKFGVKATIVENKRLGGTCVNVGCVPKKVTYNAAALAEAIHDAKAYGFSVEQTAPFDWSTFKTKRDAYIKRLNGIYERNLNNDKVDYLHGWARLVSKNQAEVTLDDNSKVLVNAKKILVAVGGKPTIPPDIPGAEYGTNSDGFFDISTQPKKVAIVGAGYIAVEFAGMFNALGTETHLFIRHDTFLRNFDPMIQESVTKEYERLGVKLHKRSQASKVEKDSNGKLTITYKDDQGNESVVSDVDNLIWAIGRTPETKGIGLEEAGVKLGEKGHILVDEYQNTAVDNIYALGDVTGEVELTPVAIAAGRRLAHRLFGGPEFANLKLDYSNVPSVVFSHPEVGSIGLTEPQAIEKYGKDNIKVYKTSFTAMYYAMMEPEQKGPTNYKLIVTGPKEKVVGLHIMGLGSGEMLQGFGVAVKMGATKADFDSCVAIHPTSAEELVTLK, encoded by the exons ATGGCTCCCATCACCAAGGAGACCGACTACCTCGTCATTGGCGGAGGCAGTGGAGGTCTTGCCTCTGCGCGCATGGCCAGCAGCAAGTTTGGCGTCAAGGCTACTATTGTCGAAAACAAGCGACTCGGTGGAACTTGTGTGAACGTTGG CTGTGTGCCAAAGAAGGTCACTTACAACGCCGCCGCCCTCGCCGAAGCCATCCACGACGCAAAGGCCTATGGCTTCTCCGTTGAACAAACCGCTCCCTTCGACTGGTCCACCTTCAAGACCAAGCGTGACGCCTACATCAAGCGTCTGAACGGCATCTACGAGCGAAACCTCAACAACGATAAGGTAGACTACCTACACGGATGGGCGCGCCTCGTTTCCAAGAACCAGGCTGAGGTCACACTCGACGACAACTCCAAGGTCCTCGTCAACGCTAAGAAGATCCTCGTCGCTGTCGGCGGCAAGCCTACTATCCCCCCTGACATCCCCGGCGCCGAGTACGGAACCAACAGTGATGGCTTTTTCGATATCTCGACAcagcccaagaaggttgCTATTGTCGGCGCTGGTTACATCGCCGTCGAGTTTGCTGGCATGTTCAATGCCCTTGGCACGGAGACTCACCTCTTTATCCGCCACGACACTTTCCTTCGAAACTTCGATCCCATGATTCAGGAGAGCGTCACTAAGGAGTATGAAAGACTCGGTGTTAAGCTGCACAAGCGCTCGCAGGCCagcaaggtcgagaaggaTTCCAACGGAAAGCTTACCATCACGTACAAGGATGATCAGGGCAACGAGAGTGTTGTCAGCGATGTCGACAATCTGATCTGGGCTATTGGCCGCACTCCTGAGACTAAGGGTATTGGTCTTGAGGAGGCCGGAGTTAAGCTTGGCGAGAAGGGACATATCCTCGTCGACGAGTACCAAAACACTGCAGTCGACAACATCTACGCTCTTGGTGACGTTACCGGGGAAGTTGAGCTGACCCCAGTCGCTATCGCAGCTGGTCGCCGTCTTGCACACCGTCTGTTCGGCGGTCCCGAGTTTGCTAACCTCAAACTCGACTACAGCAACGTCCCCTCAGTCGTCTTCTCGCACCCTGAAGTCGGCAGCATCGGTCTCACCGAGCCCCAAGCCATCGAGAAGTACGGCAAGGACAACATCAAGGTCTACAAGACAAGCTTCACAGCCATGTACTATGCCATGATGGAGCCTGAGCAGAAGGGACCAACAAACTACAAGCTGATTGTTACTGGACCTAAGGAAAAGGTGGTCGGTCTTCACATTATGGGATTGGGTAGTGGTGAGATGCTGCAGGGCTTTGGTGTTGCAGTCAAGATGGGTGCCACAAAGGCCGATTTTGATAGCTGTGTTGCTATTCATCCCACGAGCGCTGAAGAGCTTGTTACTTTGAAATAG
- a CDS encoding related to 1-aminocyclopropane-2-carboxylate synthase 2, which translates to MALSNRAHEAEEACKGMALWEVITNLYDQNTNPGGIVSLGVAENTLMHNVLRKHIHDNLALTNPAFTYGDGTTGTKRAKQAVSRFLNKHLKPFRDIDPAHISMTNGCSAAIEHLSWAVANPGDGILLGQPYYGTFIPDLTYRFGAKLLPVAFGDIDPLCEEAVTKYEEVILDTQAKGIKVAGLVISHPHNPLGRCYSRKALIAFMKLCQKYQVHFISDEIYALSVWPNTVDQHPPPIPFESALSIDTTGIIDPERLHVLWGMSKDFGANGIRVGAIISQANPSLHAAIVAVGLYSSVSSISDHITANVLEDDAFVDSYLAENQRKLSSQYTRVVSWAVKNNIDYAPGVNAAFFLWVDLGKAYEARHPKIETDDITDLVIDKLIETRVFLASGKAFGSEKPGWFRIVFSHPDEYLDLGLQRVMEALQ; encoded by the coding sequence ATGGCACTCTCAAATCGCGCCCACGAAGCCGAAGAGGCATGCAAGGGGATGGCTTTGTGGGAAGTTATCACCAATCTCTACGACCAAAATACCAATCCTGGTGGTATCGTGAGTCTTGGGGTGGCTGAGAATACCCTCATGCACAATGTCTTACGAAAACACATTCATGATaacttggccttgaccaACCCGGCTTTCACTTACGGAGATGGTACCACGGGTACTAAAAGAGCCAAACAGGCCGTTTCTAGGTTCTTGAACAAGCATCTGAAGCCTTTCCGCGATATTGATCCAGCGCATATTTCCATGACCAACGGATGTAGCGCTGCCATTGAGCATTTGTCGTGGGCGGTTGCGAACCCTGGTGATGGGATATTGCTTGGTCAACCCTACTATGGTACCTTTATACCGGATCTTACGTATCGTTTTGGGGCCAAGCTTCTCCCAGTTGCCTTTGGTGATATCGATCCTCTCTGTGAAGAGGCAGTGACCAAGTACGAGGAAGTCATTCTCGATACTCAAGCCAAGGGGATCAAGGTTGCCGGTCTAGTTATCAGTCACCCGCACAACCCCCTGGGACGTTGCTATTCTCGCAAAGCTCTCATTGCCTTCATGAAGCTGTGTCAGAAGTACCAGGTTCACTTTATCAGCGATGAGATCTACGCCCTCTCAGTCTGGCCGAACACTGTCGATCAACACCCTCCCCCTATTCCTTTCGAATCTGCTCTTTCCATCGACACTACAGGTATCATTGACCCTGAGAGGCTACACGTTCTATGGGGCATGTCCAAGGACTTTGGTGCCAATGGCATCCGAGTCGGGGCCATTATATCTCAGGCCAACCCATCCCTCCACGCTGCTATAGTTGCTGTTGGTCTGTACAGCTCCGTATCTTCCATCTCCGACCACATCACTGCCAACGTTTTGGAGGACGACGCCTTTGTCGATTCATACTTGGCCGAGAACCAAAGAAAGCTATCAAGTCAATACACTCGGGTCGTTTCTTGGGCAGTGAAGAACAATATCGATTACGCTCCAGGTGTGAACGCTGCTTTCTTCTTATGGGTTGATCTCGGCAAGGCTTACGAGGCACGGCACCCAAAGATTGAGACTGACGATATCACGGATCTTGTCATTGACAAATTGATTGAAACGAGAGTCTTTCTGGCCTCGGGTAAAGCATTTGGTTCCGAGAAGCCAGGCTGGTTCAGAATTGTGTTTTCCCATCCAGATGAGTATCTTGATCTGGGTCTACAGCGAGTGATGGAAGCATTGCAATAG